A stretch of Longimicrobium sp. DNA encodes these proteins:
- the dprA gene encoding DNA-processing protein DprA has protein sequence MPLSSSALEPILRLAIVDGIGPARLSALLARFGSAERVLAAREDELAAVPGFGREFVKRLRAAATDDGLRRTHEAMRTLREAGAVAITPDDAAYPDAFRNLPDRPYLLFAIGDLALLAAPGIGVVGTRSPTDYGRRTAISLSGELARAGLSIVSGMARGIDSAAHAAALDAGGTTVGVLGHGIDRVYPPENEKLFARVRERGLLLTELAPGEEPNAGNFPRRNRLIAALSLGVLVVEMGEKSGAQHTVSYALEQGKEVFAVPGPIGSPQSAGTNQLLKEGASLVTTAADILEELRGVGHAFTASAGPASPANPDVPPPPPADLAPDEAKVYAALTADPRPVDDIAAAAELAPSNVLAALLGLELRELVESLPGKQYRRR, from the coding sequence ATGCCCCTCTCCTCCTCCGCGCTGGAACCCATCCTCCGGCTGGCGATCGTCGACGGCATCGGACCGGCGCGATTGTCGGCGCTGCTGGCGCGCTTCGGCTCGGCCGAGCGCGTGCTGGCCGCGCGCGAGGACGAGCTGGCGGCGGTCCCCGGCTTCGGGCGCGAGTTCGTGAAGCGCCTCCGCGCCGCGGCCACCGACGACGGGCTGCGCCGCACCCACGAGGCGATGCGGACGCTGCGCGAGGCGGGCGCCGTGGCCATCACCCCCGACGACGCGGCGTACCCGGACGCGTTCCGGAATCTGCCGGACCGGCCGTACCTCCTCTTCGCCATCGGCGACCTGGCGCTGCTGGCCGCGCCCGGCATCGGCGTGGTGGGCACGCGCTCGCCCACGGATTACGGGCGGCGCACCGCCATCTCCCTTTCCGGCGAGCTGGCGCGCGCGGGGCTGTCCATCGTCAGCGGGATGGCGCGGGGGATCGACAGCGCGGCGCACGCGGCGGCGCTGGACGCGGGCGGAACCACCGTCGGCGTCCTGGGCCACGGCATCGACCGCGTCTATCCGCCGGAGAACGAGAAGCTGTTCGCCCGGGTGCGCGAGCGCGGGCTGCTGCTGACCGAGCTGGCGCCGGGCGAGGAGCCGAACGCGGGGAACTTCCCGCGCCGCAACCGGCTGATCGCCGCGCTCAGCCTGGGCGTGCTGGTGGTGGAGATGGGGGAGAAGAGCGGGGCGCAGCACACGGTGAGCTACGCGCTGGAGCAGGGGAAGGAGGTGTTCGCCGTGCCCGGTCCCATCGGCAGCCCGCAGAGCGCGGGGACGAACCAGCTGCTGAAGGAGGGCGCCAGCCTGGTCACCACCGCGGCCGACATCCTGGAGGAGCTGCGCGGCGTGGGCCACGCCTTCACCGCGTCGGCCGGCCCCGCGTCGCCCGCCAACCCCGACGTGCCGCCGCCCCCGCCCGCGGACCTGGCGCCCGACGAGGCGAAGGTCTACGCCGCGCTCACGGCGGACCCGCGGCCGGTGGACGACATCGCCGCCGCGGCCGAGCTGGCGCCGAGCAACGTGCTGGCCGCGCTGCTGGGGCTGGAGTTGCGCGAGCTGGTCGAATCGCTGCCGGGCAAGCAGTATCGGCGGCGGTAG
- the obgE gene encoding GTPase ObgE has product MFLDYAEIQIKAGDGGPGASSFRRESFAPMGGPDGGDGGRGGDIILRADGQMSTLLDYRYRQKYAAPNGNKGEGTNSTGRSGEHLVLRVPPGTTVRDVETGEVLGELLENGQEMVVAAGGRGGWGNARFATSTNQAPRRADSGLAGQERRIALELKLIADVGLVGEPNAGKSTFLSSVSAATPKVADYPFTTLTPNLGVVQLPGHRTFVVADIPGIIEGAHEGKGLGHQFLRHIERTRTLAIMIPADALEPQEEYTRLMDELRAYSAELAAKPHAVVFTKADLLPPDWPTPRVDAPEAWGQFVISSVARRGLDTLLEGLWQHAAKAVEEEKAHDDQPEPWRP; this is encoded by the coding sequence GTGTTTCTCGATTACGCGGAAATCCAGATCAAGGCGGGCGATGGCGGGCCGGGGGCATCCTCGTTCCGCCGCGAGTCGTTCGCGCCCATGGGCGGCCCTGACGGCGGCGACGGCGGCCGCGGCGGCGACATCATCCTGCGGGCGGACGGGCAGATGTCCACGCTGCTCGACTATCGCTATCGGCAGAAGTACGCGGCGCCCAACGGCAACAAGGGCGAGGGCACCAACTCCACCGGCCGCAGCGGCGAGCACCTGGTGCTGCGCGTGCCGCCGGGAACCACGGTGCGCGACGTGGAGACGGGCGAGGTGCTGGGCGAGCTGCTGGAGAACGGACAGGAGATGGTGGTGGCCGCGGGCGGGCGCGGGGGATGGGGGAACGCGCGCTTCGCCACCTCCACCAACCAGGCCCCGCGCCGCGCCGACTCGGGCCTCGCCGGGCAGGAGCGGCGGATCGCGCTGGAACTGAAGCTGATTGCCGACGTGGGGCTGGTCGGCGAGCCGAACGCGGGGAAGTCGACCTTCCTTTCCTCGGTCTCGGCCGCGACGCCGAAGGTGGCGGACTATCCGTTCACCACGCTGACGCCCAACCTGGGCGTGGTGCAGCTCCCCGGGCACCGCACCTTCGTCGTCGCCGACATCCCGGGGATCATCGAGGGCGCGCACGAGGGGAAGGGGCTGGGGCACCAGTTCCTGCGCCACATCGAGCGCACCCGCACGCTGGCCATCATGATCCCCGCCGACGCGCTGGAGCCGCAGGAGGAGTACACGCGGCTGATGGACGAGCTGCGCGCCTACTCGGCCGAGCTGGCCGCCAAGCCGCACGCGGTCGTCTTCACCAAGGCCGACCTGCTCCCGCCCGACTGGCCCACGCCGCGGGTCGACGCGCCCGAGGCGTGGGGGCAGTTCGTCATCTCCTCGGTGGCCCGGCGCGGGCTGGACACGCTGCTGGAAGGGCTGTGGCAGCACGCGGCGAAGGCGGTGGAGGAGGAGAAGGCGCACGACGACCAGCCCGAGCCCTGGCGCCCCTGA
- a CDS encoding pinensin family lanthipeptide — protein MQTRKKLDLDTLAVDSFATAAEDGARGTVRAHENEPDVAARGCTCQGTCLCPTAYYNCGTGPYTIYSCEYTANNSCHV, from the coding sequence ATGCAGACCCGGAAGAAGCTCGATCTGGACACGCTGGCCGTCGACTCCTTCGCCACGGCGGCGGAGGATGGAGCGCGCGGCACCGTACGCGCGCACGAGAACGAGCCGGACGTGGCCGCGAGGGGGTGCACCTGCCAGGGCACCTGCCTGTGCCCCACCGCCTACTACAACTGCGGCACCGGCCCGTACACCATCTACTCGTGCGAGTACACGGCCAACAACAGCTGCCACGTGTAG
- a CDS encoding M28 family peptidase, with protein MKRTLPFALAAACALAVHPARAQQAPPAPAWASSDPVLQRIWDEGMNRSQVQPLAQALLDSVGPRLTGSPAIQAAYDWAVRRYAGWGITARAEQWGTWRGWQRGYTHVDLVAPRVRTLEATMLAWSPGTDGPVTAPAVILPDVADSAAFRAWLPGARGKFVLISQPQPTCRPDSNWARWAMPESFERMKTERAAAAEAWTARIRRTGQDTRTLPRVLEDAGAAGVITNLWSLGWGVDKIFNARTMHAPTLDLSCEDYGLVYRLAEHGQGPRMRVDAQARFPGDLPASNVIAEMRGARKPNEYVMLSAHFDSWDGGSGATDNGTGTVVMMEAMRILKSVYPRPARTILAGHWAGEEQGLNGSRAYVEDHPQVVQNLQALFNQDNGTGRIRNFSFQGFTGVAPYFRRWFAMLPPALVDSIQLNDPGLPSAGGTDNASFVCAGAPAFGLGSLSWDYGTYTWHTNRDTYDKISWDDVRMNATLTAMLAYLASEEPQRLPRERRTEFPVDQRTGQRGSWPVCQPPARNTAQSTR; from the coding sequence ATGAAGCGAACCCTTCCGTTCGCCCTGGCGGCGGCGTGCGCGCTGGCCGTCCATCCCGCACGCGCGCAGCAGGCGCCGCCCGCGCCCGCGTGGGCCAGCAGCGACCCCGTCCTGCAGCGCATCTGGGACGAGGGGATGAACCGCTCGCAGGTGCAGCCGCTGGCGCAGGCGCTGCTGGACTCGGTAGGCCCGCGCCTCACCGGCTCGCCCGCCATCCAGGCCGCGTACGACTGGGCCGTGCGCAGGTACGCCGGCTGGGGGATCACCGCGCGCGCCGAGCAGTGGGGCACCTGGCGCGGGTGGCAGCGCGGGTACACGCACGTGGACCTGGTCGCGCCGCGCGTGCGCACCCTCGAGGCCACCATGCTGGCGTGGAGCCCGGGGACCGACGGCCCCGTCACCGCGCCCGCCGTCATCCTCCCCGACGTGGCGGACTCGGCGGCGTTCCGCGCGTGGCTGCCGGGCGCGCGCGGCAAGTTCGTCCTCATCTCCCAGCCCCAGCCCACCTGCCGCCCCGACAGCAACTGGGCGCGCTGGGCCATGCCCGAGAGCTTCGAGCGGATGAAGACGGAGCGCGCCGCGGCCGCCGAGGCGTGGACCGCGCGCATCCGCCGGACGGGGCAGGACACGCGCACCCTGCCGCGGGTGCTGGAGGACGCGGGCGCCGCGGGGGTGATCACCAACCTGTGGTCGCTGGGGTGGGGCGTCGACAAGATCTTCAACGCCCGGACGATGCACGCGCCCACGCTGGACCTGAGCTGCGAGGACTACGGCCTGGTCTACCGCCTGGCGGAGCACGGCCAGGGTCCGCGGATGCGGGTGGACGCGCAGGCCCGGTTCCCGGGCGACCTGCCCGCCAGCAACGTGATCGCGGAGATGCGGGGCGCGCGGAAGCCGAACGAGTACGTGATGCTGTCGGCGCACTTCGACTCGTGGGACGGCGGCTCGGGCGCGACGGACAACGGCACGGGCACGGTGGTGATGATGGAGGCGATGCGCATCCTGAAGTCCGTGTATCCCCGCCCGGCGCGCACCATCCTGGCCGGCCACTGGGCGGGCGAGGAGCAGGGACTGAACGGCTCGCGCGCCTACGTGGAGGACCATCCGCAGGTGGTGCAGAACCTCCAGGCGCTGTTCAACCAGGACAACGGCACCGGGCGCATCCGCAACTTCTCGTTCCAGGGCTTCACCGGGGTGGCGCCGTACTTCCGCCGCTGGTTCGCCATGCTGCCGCCGGCGCTGGTGGACAGCATCCAGCTGAACGACCCCGGACTGCCGTCAGCGGGGGGGACGGACAACGCGTCGTTCGTGTGCGCGGGGGCGCCGGCGTTCGGGCTGGGGTCGCTGTCGTGGGACTACGGCACGTACACCTGGCACACCAACCGCGACACCTACGACAAGATCTCGTGGGACGACGTGCGGATGAACGCCACGCTCACGGCCATGCTGGCGTACCTGGCCAGCGAGGAGCCGCAGCGCCTCCCGCGCGAGCGCCGCACCGAGTTCCCCGTCGACCAGCGGACGGGGCAGCGGGGGTCGTGGCCGGTCTGCCAGCCGCCGGCGCGGAACACGGCGCAGAGCACGAGATAG
- a CDS encoding DUF2442 domain-containing protein, giving the protein MKGVRLGEETLSVDLADGRTITVPLAWYPRLLHATPAQRSNWRVSGAGFGIHWPDVDEDLSTEGLLRGAPAPRTPRTAIS; this is encoded by the coding sequence GTGAAGGGCGTTCGCCTGGGCGAAGAGACGCTCAGCGTGGACCTGGCCGACGGCCGCACCATCACGGTGCCGCTGGCGTGGTACCCGCGCCTGCTGCACGCCACGCCGGCGCAGCGGTCCAACTGGCGCGTCTCGGGCGCGGGCTTCGGCATCCATTGGCCCGACGTGGACGAGGACCTGAGCACGGAAGGGCTTCTCCGCGGAGCGCCCGCGCCGCGAACCCCGCGCACCGCCATCTCCTGA
- a CDS encoding asparaginase, producing MNEATECSIEVTRGGVPESRHRVHVAVVDAEGRLRAGAGDPDLITFFRSAAKPLQALPLVEDGAYDRYGLTPEELALCCGSHSGSADHTGVATRILEKAAVTSDALACGPHPPFDDDARRKLEEAHLEPGRLHNNCSGKHAGMMMLARAHGWEPAEYHRPEHPVQRRLLAEVSRWTRMPEEAIALATDGCGVPCFALPLRQMALSFAAFAAAVRAGERSPTVVFEAMTTHPEMVAGEGRICTELMRQAAGRLFAKVGAEGVYCVGVPGAELGIALKVEDGAARAVAPAILGVLRELDLISEDDYGALHHHAYPELLNTRGEPVGQIRPAIALQAPDA from the coding sequence ATGAACGAAGCGACGGAGTGCAGCATCGAGGTCACGCGCGGCGGCGTGCCGGAAAGCCGCCACCGCGTGCACGTGGCCGTGGTCGACGCCGAGGGCCGCCTGCGGGCCGGCGCCGGCGACCCCGACCTGATCACCTTCTTCCGCTCGGCCGCCAAGCCGCTGCAGGCGCTTCCGCTGGTGGAGGACGGCGCGTACGACCGCTACGGCCTGACGCCCGAGGAGCTGGCGCTCTGCTGCGGCTCGCACTCCGGCAGCGCGGACCACACGGGCGTGGCCACGCGCATCCTGGAGAAGGCGGCGGTCACCAGCGACGCGCTGGCGTGCGGGCCGCACCCCCCGTTCGACGACGACGCGCGGCGGAAGCTGGAGGAGGCGCACCTGGAGCCCGGGCGGCTGCACAACAACTGCTCCGGCAAGCACGCGGGGATGATGATGCTGGCCCGCGCGCACGGCTGGGAGCCGGCCGAGTACCACCGCCCCGAGCACCCGGTGCAGCGGCGCCTGCTGGCCGAGGTGTCGCGCTGGACGCGGATGCCGGAAGAGGCGATCGCGCTGGCGACCGACGGGTGCGGCGTGCCCTGCTTCGCGCTGCCGCTGCGGCAGATGGCGCTGTCGTTCGCCGCCTTCGCGGCCGCGGTGCGCGCGGGCGAGCGGTCGCCCACCGTGGTCTTCGAGGCGATGACGACGCACCCGGAGATGGTGGCGGGCGAGGGGCGCATCTGCACGGAGCTGATGCGGCAGGCGGCGGGGCGGCTCTTCGCCAAGGTCGGCGCGGAAGGCGTCTACTGCGTGGGCGTCCCCGGCGCGGAGCTGGGGATCGCGCTGAAGGTGGAGGACGGCGCCGCGCGGGCGGTGGCCCCGGCCATCCTGGGCGTGCTGCGCGAGCTGGACCTGATCAGCGAGGACGACTACGGCGCGCTGCATCACCACGCCTATCCCGAGCTGCTGAACACGCGCGGCGAGCCGGTCGGCCAGATCCGCCCCGCGATCGCCCTGCAGGCGCCGGATGCCTGA
- a CDS encoding carboxymuconolactone decarboxylase family protein — MPDAARRALLRVAAALATRDAGAVRRALEEARGAADATAVEEVILQSHLFVGFPDALNSLGVWREVGGSPAPPALGEDPASWEARGDVVCHAVYGANYGKLRENVRALHPDFEDWMVTGGYGRVIGRPGLELRVRELCIAALLAVWNVPRQLHSHLRGALNTGASVAEVDEAMEIACGFVAPEAAERVRALWGEIRAKAAASPEPLASSPD; from the coding sequence ATGCCTGACGCGGCGCGGCGCGCGCTGCTGCGCGTGGCCGCCGCCCTGGCGACGCGCGACGCGGGGGCGGTGCGGCGCGCGCTGGAGGAGGCGCGCGGCGCGGCCGACGCGACGGCGGTGGAGGAGGTGATCCTCCAGTCGCACCTGTTCGTGGGCTTTCCGGACGCGCTGAACTCGCTCGGCGTCTGGCGCGAGGTCGGCGGCTCCCCCGCCCCGCCCGCGCTGGGGGAGGATCCCGCGTCGTGGGAGGCGCGGGGAGACGTCGTCTGCCACGCCGTCTACGGCGCGAACTACGGGAAGCTGCGCGAGAACGTCCGCGCGCTGCACCCCGATTTCGAGGACTGGATGGTCACCGGCGGCTACGGCCGGGTGATCGGGCGGCCGGGGCTGGAGCTGCGCGTGCGCGAGCTGTGCATCGCCGCGCTGCTGGCGGTCTGGAACGTGCCACGCCAGCTGCATTCGCATCTCCGCGGCGCGCTGAACACCGGCGCGTCGGTGGCCGAGGTGGACGAGGCGATGGAGATCGCGTGCGGCTTCGTCGCCCCCGAAGCGGCGGAGCGGGTGCGCGCGCTGTGGGGCGAGATCCGCGCGAAGGCGGCGGCATCGCCCGAGCCATTGGCATCTTCCCCCGATTGA